Proteins encoded in a region of the Granulicella sibirica genome:
- a CDS encoding clostripain-related cysteine peptidase, translated as MAHGNSPELVGNGTWGVYVYFAADVPIPAMTAAARETLQTLISVGSTKTIKFTAMIDLPERRTEYYIVPEPPEKAARWPVLPDRFRSNVNSAAIDTVRDFFAWSTRNCPADNIALIFWGHGYALDDYDPRAKTKRAATAFPGDTGNELKLLYDDTHKSVLNNRDFAKAIRDYTRQFNGGKPVQIVGLDCCNMAMAEVLSELQDVTQYVVAAETELPFQSWLTRPALQKFVTTAVTGPRDLAVSAVKSFIGLTVGSPNSYDSYVELSVCDLTNFGKLEAAMSAFAEVLTAEIKRHDIRRAVAQAWYNDVTFLPDGMIDLSSFCRNLEKALPPGDARLKSAASDVSEAVEGKLQGDGTSMGGVVDLAAFAPSLSGRRIAQSRGISIWFPPWIQFPGVQYEQQDRSKRYLARGYSQTRFAIATAWDRFLHELLRVTQS; from the coding sequence ATGGCTCACGGAAATAGCCCCGAGCTTGTTGGAAACGGCACGTGGGGCGTGTATGTGTACTTCGCGGCGGATGTACCGATTCCTGCGATGACTGCCGCGGCACGGGAGACGCTGCAAACCTTGATTTCGGTTGGTTCCACGAAGACCATCAAGTTCACCGCGATGATCGACCTGCCGGAGCGAAGAACCGAGTACTACATCGTTCCCGAGCCGCCGGAGAAAGCTGCGCGGTGGCCGGTGCTTCCGGACCGTTTCCGTTCGAACGTCAATTCAGCGGCCATTGACACCGTTCGGGACTTCTTCGCATGGTCGACGAGAAACTGCCCGGCGGACAACATCGCCCTTATCTTCTGGGGGCACGGTTACGCGCTCGATGACTATGATCCGCGAGCGAAGACAAAGCGGGCGGCGACCGCCTTCCCGGGCGACACGGGAAACGAACTCAAGCTGCTGTATGACGACACGCATAAGTCGGTGCTCAATAACCGCGACTTTGCCAAGGCGATCCGGGACTATACGCGGCAGTTCAACGGGGGCAAGCCCGTGCAGATCGTCGGGCTGGACTGCTGCAACATGGCCATGGCGGAAGTTCTGAGCGAGTTACAGGACGTGACCCAGTATGTCGTTGCTGCGGAGACCGAACTGCCCTTTCAATCGTGGCTGACCCGTCCGGCCCTTCAGAAATTTGTGACAACCGCCGTAACTGGACCTCGCGACCTCGCGGTCAGCGCGGTGAAGAGCTTCATCGGGCTGACGGTCGGCTCTCCCAACAGCTATGACAGTTACGTAGAGCTCTCGGTCTGCGACTTAACGAACTTCGGAAAACTGGAAGCCGCGATGAGCGCGTTCGCCGAGGTTCTCACGGCGGAGATCAAGAGGCATGACATCCGCAGAGCCGTGGCGCAGGCCTGGTATAACGACGTGACCTTTCTCCCGGATGGCATGATCGACCTCTCGTCGTTCTGTAGAAATCTGGAGAAAGCGCTCCCTCCGGGAGATGCCCGTCTGAAGAGCGCCGCCAGTGATGTCTCGGAAGCCGTGGAAGGCAAACTTCAGGGAGACGGGACCAGCATGGGCGGCGTGGTCGACTTGGCGGCCTTTGCACCCAGCCTCTCCGGACGAAGGATAGCGCAGTCGCGTGGTATTTCTATCTGGTTTCCGCCGTGGATCCAGTTTCCGGGCGTGCAGTATGAGCAGCAGGACCGGTCGAAACGATACCTGGCTCGTGGCTATTCCCAAACAAGGTTTGCCATCGCCACGGCGTGGGATCGCTTTCTGCACGAGCTCTTGCGAGTAACACAAAGTTAG
- a CDS encoding CHAT domain-containing protein, whose protein sequence is MRLFFISCLLSLFCPAACTGECPAVLSNLGPGEGRPVVTQPGHRVTLCLSSFNSSAEDLLLDASAPDLRYRVTGTDDREFVSGRTSTFGWVVLPLPPALSGPLDVELEDANESLVEVRVRVARVSSSGPSTPDRASAAPDFNAAQTMHRSVRASDLVQAIDLFQQAAQRWSLAGDGYGEALALGGEGESQIELSRYGDAKRTLLRALRLAGNDAPLRAWLLHLAARVLFDQYDGKPAGAYVAEEVQLAEKTDDLSLIAMARTDQAGLAFWLRNPKMEEVEERAHAAAVRAGDPETLALEMRWRAWVEEYYERIGRGRSELNESEAFFRDAGDPRGALDAVVEVAEAISLDGDSYSALTTFSKLDPLIQSSGNSMGWASNLINIGTRYQELNKPKLAQIYFQKAERVYGRAGIRYGLMLSHNNLCEIDLTLHEAAQAVAECRLSLVFAREFHDAAFTGDVLCDLGMAERTVGNNKLALEELQLAARYARSVQDPRYESVEHIQIGEIKERQGDRAGALAEFRRAESVSKGVASPGNLLEARYAVARWYASAGQFSEAEDALLPALEAIEGTRRQVGSSTLQASYFAAERKCYELAIDLAMRASIVRSADEGGARGLEASERSRARSLLDVLSARDSLQGRQRVAAETRHVQAKAAVETAFDHRLRLMGEDNAKRKLELNSVEMAQALADLERSEDGMLSLARDTPSPAPTLSAAAIGSASATTGTAFLEYSLGSERSYLWVIEAGEMKSYGLAPRADLERMASMWRAALRVPGVKAGSSADRRFQLLSARLSCALLPSSVHAARMVIVPDGALATLPFAALPGEGCSKAAESRPLVADHEIVLTPSLSVFLSENAAPAGRVYQGEVAIVADPVFDFADPRASGLAGQGLPTGQGPTAAALSRIMNAGYEASAIQKTVERTAGANRVFLAQGFDASLDTVLSPAMRDYRIWHLATHGVYDDTMPEFSGLVFSLLRPDGSPRFGFLKAPDIAELDISAELIVLSACDSAAGEFLGGEGAMGLSYAFMQAGAKEVISTLWSIDDKRSSALMIGFYESLIKNGGNAAAALRETQLAVSRRPETAAPYYWAAFELTASGSIGPHAFRDKVVVATPLMGTQTQTPLSALRAER, encoded by the coding sequence ATGCGCTTATTCTTCATCTCGTGCCTTCTCTCCCTGTTCTGTCCAGCGGCTTGCACCGGAGAGTGCCCCGCTGTCCTGTCGAACCTTGGCCCTGGCGAGGGCCGCCCGGTCGTCACCCAGCCAGGGCATCGCGTCACCCTTTGCCTCAGCTCCTTCAACTCCAGCGCGGAGGATCTCCTCCTCGACGCGTCTGCACCCGATCTCCGCTACCGCGTCACCGGCACCGATGACAGGGAGTTCGTCTCCGGACGCACCTCCACCTTCGGATGGGTTGTGCTCCCGCTCCCCCCTGCTCTCTCCGGCCCGCTCGACGTGGAGTTAGAAGACGCGAACGAGTCGCTCGTCGAGGTGCGGGTGCGTGTCGCCCGCGTCTCGTCTTCAGGACCCTCGACGCCGGATCGCGCGTCTGCCGCTCCCGACTTCAACGCGGCGCAGACGATGCACCGTTCAGTGCGGGCGAGCGATCTCGTACAGGCCATCGATCTGTTCCAGCAGGCGGCGCAGAGGTGGTCGCTGGCGGGGGACGGCTACGGGGAGGCGCTGGCGCTAGGAGGCGAGGGGGAGTCGCAGATCGAACTCAGCCGTTACGGAGACGCAAAGCGAACGTTGTTGAGGGCGCTGCGTCTGGCTGGAAACGATGCTCCACTTCGTGCGTGGCTGCTGCATCTTGCGGCGCGTGTGCTGTTCGATCAGTACGACGGCAAGCCGGCGGGGGCTTATGTCGCTGAGGAGGTGCAGCTCGCAGAGAAGACGGACGATTTGTCGTTGATTGCGATGGCGCGGACCGATCAGGCAGGGCTCGCTTTCTGGTTACGCAATCCGAAGATGGAGGAGGTCGAAGAGAGGGCGCATGCCGCGGCGGTAAGGGCCGGGGACCCGGAGACCCTCGCTCTCGAGATGCGATGGAGAGCTTGGGTTGAAGAGTATTACGAGAGAATCGGGCGCGGAAGGAGCGAACTGAACGAATCTGAAGCCTTTTTTCGTGATGCGGGCGATCCGAGAGGTGCGCTTGATGCGGTGGTTGAGGTTGCGGAAGCGATCAGCCTGGATGGAGATTCTTACTCTGCCTTGACGACGTTTTCGAAGCTCGACCCTTTGATTCAGAGCTCCGGGAACTCGATGGGGTGGGCGTCGAATCTGATCAATATCGGGACGCGATACCAGGAGCTGAACAAGCCGAAGCTGGCTCAGATCTACTTTCAAAAGGCGGAGAGGGTGTACGGCAGAGCGGGCATCCGGTACGGCTTGATGCTGAGCCACAACAACCTTTGCGAGATCGACCTTACCTTGCATGAGGCGGCGCAGGCGGTTGCGGAGTGCCGGCTCTCACTCGTCTTTGCGCGTGAGTTCCATGACGCGGCTTTCACCGGAGACGTTCTCTGCGACCTTGGGATGGCGGAGCGTACAGTGGGCAACAATAAGCTTGCACTCGAAGAGTTGCAGCTCGCGGCACGCTATGCGCGGAGCGTCCAGGATCCAAGATACGAGTCGGTGGAGCATATTCAGATTGGCGAGATCAAAGAGCGGCAGGGAGACCGGGCGGGGGCTCTGGCAGAGTTTCGACGAGCTGAATCGGTGAGCAAGGGGGTCGCATCGCCGGGCAATCTGCTTGAGGCGCGGTACGCGGTCGCGCGTTGGTATGCGAGTGCCGGACAGTTCAGCGAGGCCGAGGATGCGTTGCTACCTGCCCTGGAAGCAATCGAGGGTACGCGCCGCCAGGTGGGCAGTAGCACGCTGCAGGCCTCTTACTTTGCGGCGGAGCGTAAATGTTACGAGCTGGCGATCGATCTAGCGATGCGAGCGTCCATAGTGCGCTCAGCTGACGAGGGCGGTGCTCGTGGGCTGGAGGCAAGTGAGCGGAGCAGGGCGCGGAGCCTCTTGGATGTGCTGAGCGCGAGAGACAGCCTACAGGGCCGCCAGCGGGTCGCGGCCGAAACTCGGCATGTGCAGGCAAAGGCCGCGGTGGAGACCGCCTTCGATCACCGGTTGAGGCTTATGGGAGAGGATAACGCGAAGCGAAAGCTAGAATTGAACTCCGTGGAGATGGCGCAGGCATTGGCAGATCTTGAGCGGAGCGAGGATGGGATGCTCTCGCTGGCGCGGGATACGCCCTCTCCCGCGCCGACGCTCTCCGCCGCCGCGATCGGCAGTGCAAGCGCCACCACCGGCACGGCGTTCTTGGAGTATTCGCTCGGCTCCGAGCGGAGCTACCTGTGGGTGATCGAGGCGGGAGAAATGAAGAGTTATGGCTTGGCGCCGCGGGCAGATCTTGAGCGAATGGCGAGCATGTGGCGGGCCGCGCTGAGGGTGCCCGGGGTAAAAGCAGGGAGCAGCGCCGACCGAAGATTCCAACTTCTTTCAGCTCGTTTGTCATGCGCTTTGCTGCCAAGCTCAGTCCACGCGGCACGGATGGTGATTGTTCCCGACGGTGCTCTGGCGACACTGCCGTTCGCAGCTCTTCCCGGCGAAGGCTGCTCGAAAGCTGCGGAGTCCAGACCTCTTGTCGCTGATCACGAAATAGTGCTGACCCCTTCGCTCTCGGTCTTTCTGTCTGAAAATGCGGCCCCGGCAGGCAGAGTTTATCAAGGTGAGGTTGCGATCGTCGCCGACCCGGTCTTCGACTTTGCCGATCCACGGGCGTCAGGCCTTGCGGGGCAGGGGCTGCCTACGGGGCAAGGGCCAACGGCGGCGGCACTGTCTAGGATCATGAACGCCGGGTACGAAGCTAGTGCCATCCAGAAGACGGTTGAAAGGACAGCCGGAGCTAACCGTGTATTCCTGGCGCAGGGTTTCGATGCGAGTTTAGACACCGTGCTCAGTCCCGCCATGCGGGACTACCGTATATGGCACCTTGCGACGCACGGTGTCTACGACGATACGATGCCCGAGTTTTCGGGGCTGGTCTTCTCGCTTCTTCGACCAGACGGAAGCCCGCGCTTCGGCTTCCTGAAAGCCCCCGATATCGCGGAGCTAGATATATCTGCGGAATTGATCGTGCTGAGTGCGTGCGACTCCGCCGCTGGAGAGTTCCTAGGTGGGGAAGGGGCGATGGGCCTAAGCTACGCATTCATGCAGGCTGGAGCAAAAGAGGTGATTTCTACGCTTTGGAGCATTGATGACAAACGGTCCAGTGCGTTGATGATCGGTTTTTATGAAAGTCTGATCAAGAACGGCGGTAATGCTGCGGCAGCTCTGCGTGAGACACAATTAGCCGTATCGCGCAGACCCGAGACAGCAGCCCCGTACTATTGGGCCGCCTTCGAGTTGACAGCATCAGGCTCAATCGGCCCTCATGCGTTCCGGGATAAAGTGGTTGTCGCGACTCCCTTGATGGGAACGCAAACTCAGACGCCTCTATCCGCTCTACGGGCCGAACGTTGA
- a CDS encoding RNA polymerase sigma factor, translating to MKTLLRWLARGEGDGAAQYEQLRRKLILVFRYRGCSVPEDLADITMDRTSLAIGKAGFSFQGEPVVYLRGVARNVYREWRRSESRMPVGPIPEGHLEIPAPSLAAGAVQELLSSCLERCLDNLIPAERSILLRYYSSDKRAKIDGRKALSQELGVALNALRIKVFRLRNATHRCVEICTAKSEI from the coding sequence ATGAAAACCCTTCTGCGCTGGCTCGCGCGCGGCGAAGGCGACGGGGCTGCGCAATACGAGCAGCTACGTAGAAAACTCATCCTCGTCTTTCGCTACCGCGGTTGCTCCGTGCCGGAAGACCTCGCGGACATCACCATGGACCGGACCTCTCTGGCAATCGGCAAAGCAGGTTTTTCTTTTCAGGGCGAGCCTGTCGTCTATCTTCGCGGAGTCGCTCGCAATGTCTATCGCGAGTGGCGTCGAAGCGAAAGTCGCATGCCCGTTGGACCCATCCCCGAAGGGCATCTGGAAATTCCTGCGCCATCCCTCGCCGCGGGCGCCGTACAAGAACTCCTCTCGTCTTGTCTCGAGCGCTGTCTTGACAACCTGATCCCCGCCGAGCGATCCATTCTCCTTCGCTACTACTCTAGTGACAAACGCGCTAAGATCGACGGCCGCAAAGCCCTCTCGCAGGAGCTCGGTGTCGCCCTCAACGCTCTTCGGATCAAAGTCTTCCGCCTTCGGAACGCAACCCACCGATGCGTCGAAATATGCACCGCCAAAAGCGAAATATAA